A genomic window from Sulfurospirillum multivorans DSM 12446 includes:
- a CDS encoding nitrogen fixation protein NifQ has protein sequence MTTATEESLTSRYSQLEMTKLEREVMVFLQGYAKNRYSKYVIAPHIAAMSLKMNHLYEAMGFKNRVQMGKYMKCHFPELAGLKPVDKLWKKFIYDSINRVAPACFTCKDQSNCFACQLAG, from the coding sequence ATGACCACAGCCACAGAAGAGAGCCTAACAAGCCGCTACAGTCAACTAGAGATGACAAAGCTTGAACGCGAAGTGATGGTTTTTTTGCAAGGCTATGCCAAAAATCGCTACTCAAAATACGTCATCGCCCCACACATCGCAGCCATGTCACTGAAAATGAACCACCTCTACGAAGCGATGGGGTTTAAAAATCGCGTGCAGATGGGCAAATACATGAAATGCCACTTCCCTGAACTAGCTGGGCTCAAACCTGTCGATAAATTGTGGAAGAAATTCATCTACGATTCCATCAACCGAGTCGCACCTGCATGCTTTACATGTAAAGATCAAAGCAACTGCTTTGCCTGTCAATTAGCAGGATAG